A genomic window from Cutibacterium acnes includes:
- a CDS encoding PTS lactose/cellobiose transporter subunit IIA, translating into MTSQCGSDSPDGGAVMSEIETAIFTIITSAGEARASLYQALDKARAGEMAESEQCMIEADTQLKKAHDVQTELITRDLNGSLPMSLLLVHAQDQLMTTMSEQSLIEHMIGLIRDIGMNGGK; encoded by the coding sequence ATGACTTCACAGTGTGGGAGTGACAGCCCGGATGGTGGGGCGGTGATGTCAGAGATCGAAACTGCCATTTTTACCATCATCACGAGTGCTGGTGAGGCGCGTGCGTCGCTGTATCAGGCTCTTGACAAAGCTCGGGCTGGTGAGATGGCTGAGAGTGAACAATGCATGATTGAGGCGGACACACAGTTGAAGAAGGCCCATGATGTGCAGACCGAGCTCATCACGCGTGATCTCAACGGCTCGCTGCCGATGTCGCTTTTGCTCGTCCATGCCCAAGATCAGTTGATGACGACGATGTCAGAACAGTCTCTCATTGAACACATGATTGGGCTAATTCGAGACATAGGTATGAACGGAGGGAAGTGA
- the dnaE gene encoding DNA polymerase III subunit alpha, protein MARSDFVHLHTHTEYSMLDGAASNEKLFAEVARQGMPAVAMTDHGNMFGAYEFFQISKKYDGDQNPLIKPIIGIEAYVAPSTRKSRVQEFWGTSRDAGDPDAEGGKDVSGGGRYTHMTMWAKDSEGLHNLFRLSSLASYEGYYMKPRMDRELMGQYSGGIIASTGCPSGEVQTRLRLGQFEEACQAASDYRDIFGRENYFCELMDHGVPIEKQVRSDLLKLAKKLDIPLLVTNDSHYVTEDQADAHDSLLCVGVGRNKDDPNRFRFNGSGYYIKSSEQMRALFPDHPEACDNTLLLTEMIGSYDEVFKYVDRMPQFDVPEGETQESWLRKKLQEGLDEKFGPNPPKEVLERLETELSVIEPLGFSSYFLVVSDICNAARSMGVPVGPGRGSAAGSLVAYLTGIIAINPLEHGLLFERFLNPERVNPPDIDLDFDDRQRDKVIDYVTHKYGAEYTSQVNTFGKIKAKAAVKDANRILGYPFALGDKITKAMPPDVMGKGVPLDKIFDSSHERYGEGQEFRQLVADNPDVAKVVETAKGLEGLIRGTGVHACAFILSSTPLLDLVPMHKRDKDGMIIAGFAYPQLEEMGLMKMDFLGLRNLGIMDHCIKIIKANRGIDVDLKSIALDDKTTYEMLARGDTLGVFQLDGTAMRSLLRLMGPTCFDDIVAVLALYRPGPMGANAHISYAQRKNNREPIIPIHPELKEDLDEILAPTYHLIVYQEQIMSIARKLAGYTLGGADLLRRAMGKKKKHILEENFIPFQAGMREHGYSDDAIQTLWDVMVPFAGYAFNKSHAAGYGLVSYWTAYLKANYPAEYGAALLTSVGDDKDKMAMYLADMRAQHINVLPPDVNASSLEFTAVGEDIRFGLGAIRNVGANAVAEIIRAREENGPAPDFFTFLDQVSLTVCNKRLIESLIKAGAFDSMGHSRRGLMAVYGQAVDAVIDIKRNQANGQDDLFGMGDDSQPTQMGVERVVPDDDWDRSTKLAFEREMLGLYVSDHPLRGLEAALEAESDISVAELVNPEGHHEGRYTVVGMVTQIVRRTTKNGDIWASVTLEDLDASITIACFPKVYQRVEPLLAVDSILKVRGFVRERDETVEMSANDIWLLDLTDASKAPMTIDMRRGRCTRGTLEELRGVLRNHPGSSEVRLRLIDGKVTTTFRLADELKVTQGQPLMADLKALLGPSCVPRRQQ, encoded by the coding sequence GTGGCCCGTTCCGACTTCGTCCACCTCCACACCCACACCGAATACTCGATGCTGGACGGCGCTGCCAGCAACGAGAAACTTTTCGCCGAGGTGGCACGTCAAGGGATGCCTGCGGTCGCGATGACCGACCACGGAAATATGTTCGGTGCCTACGAGTTCTTCCAGATTTCCAAGAAGTACGACGGGGACCAGAATCCTCTCATCAAGCCGATCATTGGTATCGAGGCGTACGTCGCTCCGAGCACCCGCAAGTCACGAGTACAGGAATTCTGGGGGACCTCTCGTGATGCAGGAGATCCGGATGCCGAGGGCGGCAAAGACGTCTCTGGCGGCGGTCGGTACACCCATATGACGATGTGGGCGAAGGATTCCGAAGGCCTGCACAACCTTTTCCGACTCTCGTCCTTGGCGTCCTATGAGGGCTACTACATGAAACCGCGTATGGATCGCGAGCTCATGGGCCAGTACTCCGGTGGCATCATCGCCTCGACCGGTTGCCCATCGGGTGAGGTGCAGACCCGGCTGCGCCTCGGCCAGTTTGAGGAAGCTTGCCAAGCTGCATCCGATTATCGGGACATCTTTGGCCGTGAAAACTACTTTTGTGAGTTGATGGACCACGGCGTCCCGATCGAAAAGCAGGTGAGGTCCGACCTGCTGAAGCTGGCCAAAAAACTAGACATTCCGTTGCTGGTCACCAACGACTCCCACTACGTCACTGAGGATCAGGCCGACGCCCACGACTCTTTGCTGTGTGTCGGTGTGGGCCGAAACAAAGACGATCCGAACCGGTTCCGGTTCAACGGTTCCGGCTACTACATCAAATCCTCGGAGCAGATGCGGGCGCTGTTCCCCGACCATCCGGAGGCCTGTGACAACACCTTGCTGCTGACCGAGATGATTGGCTCCTACGACGAGGTGTTTAAGTACGTCGACCGGATGCCGCAGTTCGATGTTCCTGAGGGGGAGACTCAGGAGTCCTGGCTGCGTAAGAAACTCCAGGAAGGACTCGACGAGAAATTCGGTCCGAACCCGCCCAAAGAGGTCCTAGAGCGTCTCGAGACCGAGCTGTCGGTCATCGAACCGCTGGGATTCTCCTCGTACTTCCTCGTTGTCTCCGATATTTGCAACGCGGCACGTTCGATGGGGGTACCGGTAGGGCCCGGACGTGGTTCAGCGGCTGGTTCCCTGGTCGCCTACCTGACCGGCATTATCGCGATCAACCCGCTAGAACACGGTCTACTGTTCGAGAGGTTCCTCAACCCGGAGCGCGTCAATCCACCCGATATCGACCTTGACTTCGACGATCGTCAGCGTGACAAGGTCATTGATTACGTCACGCACAAGTACGGGGCTGAGTACACCAGCCAGGTCAACACCTTCGGCAAGATTAAGGCGAAGGCCGCTGTCAAAGACGCTAACCGTATTCTCGGCTATCCCTTCGCCCTCGGCGACAAGATCACCAAGGCAATGCCCCCGGACGTGATGGGCAAGGGCGTTCCACTGGACAAGATCTTCGACTCCTCCCACGAGAGGTATGGCGAAGGCCAGGAGTTCCGTCAGCTGGTGGCAGATAACCCTGACGTAGCCAAGGTTGTTGAGACTGCCAAAGGCCTCGAGGGGCTGATTCGAGGCACCGGCGTGCACGCCTGCGCGTTCATCCTGTCGAGTACCCCACTGCTTGACCTCGTGCCGATGCACAAGCGCGATAAGGATGGCATGATCATTGCCGGCTTCGCGTACCCCCAGCTCGAGGAGATGGGGCTCATGAAGATGGACTTCCTGGGCCTGCGCAACCTCGGTATCATGGATCATTGCATCAAGATCATCAAGGCCAACCGGGGGATTGATGTCGATCTCAAAAGCATCGCCCTTGATGACAAGACAACCTACGAGATGCTGGCGCGCGGCGACACCCTAGGCGTCTTCCAGCTTGATGGCACGGCCATGAGGTCGTTGCTGCGGCTCATGGGTCCGACATGCTTCGACGACATTGTTGCCGTGCTAGCCCTGTATCGCCCGGGCCCTATGGGCGCTAATGCGCATATCTCTTATGCTCAGCGTAAGAACAACCGGGAACCGATCATTCCGATCCATCCCGAACTCAAGGAAGACCTCGACGAGATCCTTGCTCCCACGTACCACCTCATTGTGTACCAGGAGCAGATCATGTCGATCGCCCGAAAACTTGCCGGGTACACCCTGGGTGGCGCCGACCTGTTGCGCCGAGCGATGGGTAAGAAAAAGAAGCACATCCTGGAGGAAAACTTCATCCCCTTCCAGGCGGGTATGCGTGAACACGGTTACTCCGACGATGCCATCCAGACTTTGTGGGACGTCATGGTCCCCTTCGCTGGATACGCCTTTAACAAATCCCACGCTGCTGGCTATGGACTTGTCTCGTATTGGACGGCTTACCTCAAGGCCAACTACCCGGCTGAATACGGCGCTGCTCTGCTGACGAGCGTCGGTGACGATAAAGACAAGATGGCAATGTACCTAGCCGACATGCGCGCCCAGCACATCAACGTCCTTCCTCCCGACGTCAACGCATCCTCCCTTGAGTTCACCGCTGTCGGTGAGGACATTCGGTTCGGCCTGGGGGCCATCCGAAATGTCGGGGCCAATGCCGTAGCTGAGATTATTCGCGCCCGGGAGGAGAACGGTCCAGCCCCCGATTTCTTCACCTTCCTCGATCAGGTCAGCTTGACAGTATGCAATAAGAGACTCATCGAGTCCCTCATTAAGGCTGGCGCTTTCGACTCTATGGGTCACTCTCGACGTGGGCTCATGGCTGTCTACGGGCAGGCCGTCGACGCCGTCATCGACATCAAGCGCAACCAAGCCAACGGTCAAGACGATCTATTCGGCATGGGGGATGATTCCCAGCCCACTCAGATGGGGGTCGAGAGGGTCGTTCCCGACGACGATTGGGATCGCAGTACCAAACTCGCCTTCGAGCGCGAGATGCTCGGTCTCTATGTGTCGGACCACCCGCTGCGTGGGCTCGAGGCTGCTCTGGAGGCTGAATCAGATATTTCGGTGGCGGAACTCGTTAATCCTGAGGGCCATCACGAGGGCCGGTACACCGTGGTCGGCATGGTCACCCAGATCGTGCGGCGTACGACTAAGAACGGTGACATTTGGGCCTCAGTGACCCTGGAGGACCTTGATGCGTCCATCACCATCGCCTGTTTCCCAAAGGTTTATCAACGAGTGGAACCCTTGCTAGCGGTGGACAGCATCCTGAAGGTACGCGGCTTCGTCCGGGAACGCGATGAGACGGTTGAAATGTCGGCCAACGACATCTGGTTGCTTGATCTCACTGACGCTAGCAAGGCACCAATGACGATCGATATGCGTCGCGGACGCTGCACCCGTGGCACGCTCGAAGAGCTGCGCGGGGTGCTGCGCAACCATCCGGGTAGTTCCGAGGTGAGGTTGCGGCTCATTGACGGCAAAGTGACAACAACATTCCGGCTTGCCGACGAACTTAAGGTCACCCAAGGTCAGCCGCTCATGGCAGACCTCAAGGCTTTGCTTGGCCCGTCGTGCGTCCCGAGGAGGCAGCAGTGA
- the hisD gene encoding histidinol dehydrogenase, producing the protein MLRIVDVTSETTDDLRCAVPRADFDVDAAMAAVIPVCSAVRDRGVEALREYSEKFDHVVPEHLRVPVEALATAAANLDGTLRRAFSESIRRRRHVCQEAEVEASSQPVEVAGGARVSQRIVPVGRVGLYVPGGFAPLASSVIMNVVPAQEAGVSSIAVASPPQAEFGGLPHPSILALCHLLGVNEVYAVGGAQAIAMFAYGVEGSDEADSCPRVDMVTGPGNIYVVAAKRCLRGTVGIDSEAGPTEIAILADKTADPRHIAADLMSQAEHDTLAAAVLVTDSTTLAEAVQRELAPMVSATLHSERIRTSLTSKQSAIVMVRDIDQGLEVVNAYAAEHLEIQTADAAAVAARVRNAGAIFVGPWAPVSLGDYSAGSTHVLPTAGAACHSSGLSVRSFMRAVHVIDYTEDALLELADSVEAFALAENLPGHANAITVRRSR; encoded by the coding sequence GTGCTGAGAATCGTCGATGTGACCAGTGAGACCACTGACGACCTGCGTTGCGCCGTGCCTCGCGCGGACTTCGATGTCGATGCCGCCATGGCGGCCGTCATCCCCGTCTGCTCTGCGGTGAGGGATCGTGGCGTTGAGGCGCTACGTGAGTACAGCGAGAAATTCGACCATGTGGTTCCCGAGCATCTGCGCGTTCCGGTCGAGGCTCTCGCCACGGCAGCTGCGAACCTCGACGGCACCTTGCGTCGGGCTTTCAGCGAATCTATTCGACGTCGTCGTCACGTATGTCAGGAAGCTGAGGTGGAGGCCTCTTCCCAACCGGTTGAGGTGGCAGGCGGCGCGCGGGTGAGCCAGCGCATCGTCCCGGTCGGGCGTGTAGGCCTTTACGTTCCGGGTGGGTTCGCTCCGCTGGCATCGTCGGTCATCATGAACGTCGTTCCTGCGCAGGAGGCCGGTGTTTCGTCTATCGCTGTAGCATCTCCGCCCCAGGCGGAGTTTGGTGGGTTGCCGCACCCGAGCATCTTGGCGCTGTGTCATCTACTGGGTGTCAATGAGGTCTACGCCGTCGGCGGTGCCCAGGCGATCGCCATGTTCGCTTACGGCGTTGAGGGCTCCGACGAGGCAGATTCCTGTCCGCGCGTCGACATGGTTACGGGTCCAGGCAACATCTACGTAGTCGCGGCAAAGCGCTGCCTGCGTGGCACCGTCGGCATCGATTCGGAGGCTGGGCCCACCGAAATCGCCATCCTGGCCGATAAGACTGCCGACCCGCGTCACATTGCTGCTGATCTTATGAGCCAGGCTGAGCATGACACGCTGGCTGCCGCAGTGCTTGTCACAGACTCGACCACACTGGCCGAAGCTGTGCAACGAGAACTTGCCCCGATGGTCAGTGCCACGTTACATTCCGAGCGCATTCGCACCTCGCTGACATCCAAGCAGTCGGCCATCGTCATGGTACGTGATATTGATCAGGGCCTCGAAGTGGTCAATGCGTATGCCGCCGAGCATCTCGAGATCCAGACGGCTGATGCTGCCGCAGTCGCTGCTCGGGTCCGGAACGCTGGCGCCATTTTCGTCGGCCCGTGGGCGCCTGTCTCTCTTGGGGACTACTCAGCCGGATCCACTCACGTCCTTCCCACGGCAGGAGCAGCCTGCCACTCGTCTGGTCTGTCGGTGCGTTCCTTCATGCGCGCCGTCCACGTCATCGATTACACCGAGGATGCCCTACTTGAGCTGGCCGATTCCGTTGAGGCTTTTGCCTTGGCGGAGAACTTGCCCGGCCATGCCAATGCCATCACTGTGAGGAGGTCACGTTGA
- a CDS encoding histidinol-phosphate transaminase encodes MAKPEPNSIQLADLPLRSELVGAQPYGAPQLDVPVRLNVNENPYPPSEAVRKDMAKAVAKAAKSLNRYPDREATGLREDLARYIGFGISSSQIWPANGSNEVMTHVLQAFGGPGRSVLTFTPTYSMYPEYARNTHTNYVTRPRNASWGLTTDEILSAIEEVKPDVVLLTTPNNPTGTTIPVAVIDEVCAGTDTIVVVDEAYQEFTDAPEDSSIALLPKYGRLIVVRTLSKAFALAGGRLGYAVAAPAVVDALRMVRLPYHLSDVSQVVARVSLAHAPEMLARVDELRETRVNLEDWLQLHGLDVVSSQSNFVLFGRFADRHAVFQALLDRGVLIREVGPTGYLRVCAGTPRQTDAFRTALLDVLPTAPRLVLEEDQ; translated from the coding sequence GTGGCTAAGCCGGAGCCTAACTCTATCCAGTTGGCGGATCTTCCGCTGCGTTCGGAACTTGTCGGGGCACAACCATACGGGGCTCCGCAGCTTGACGTCCCGGTACGCCTGAACGTCAACGAAAATCCGTATCCGCCATCGGAGGCGGTGCGCAAGGACATGGCCAAGGCTGTTGCCAAGGCCGCCAAGAGTCTTAACCGCTACCCCGACCGGGAAGCCACCGGCCTTCGCGAGGATCTGGCCCGATATATTGGCTTCGGTATTAGCAGCTCCCAGATATGGCCTGCTAATGGCTCCAACGAGGTTATGACCCATGTTTTGCAGGCGTTTGGTGGTCCAGGACGCTCTGTGCTGACCTTCACACCGACCTACTCGATGTATCCCGAGTATGCCCGCAATACTCACACGAATTACGTCACTCGTCCTCGCAACGCCTCCTGGGGACTGACAACTGACGAGATACTGTCGGCAATCGAGGAGGTCAAGCCGGATGTCGTCTTACTGACGACGCCAAATAACCCCACCGGAACCACTATCCCGGTCGCCGTCATTGACGAGGTGTGTGCTGGCACCGACACCATTGTCGTCGTTGACGAGGCATATCAGGAGTTCACAGACGCTCCGGAGGACTCCTCGATTGCTTTGCTTCCGAAGTACGGTCGGCTCATTGTGGTGCGCACCCTATCCAAGGCCTTCGCCCTGGCAGGTGGCCGACTGGGGTACGCGGTGGCCGCACCGGCCGTCGTTGACGCGCTGCGGATGGTGCGGCTGCCCTATCATCTCTCCGACGTGTCACAGGTGGTGGCGAGAGTTTCCCTTGCTCATGCCCCTGAGATGCTTGCGCGGGTCGACGAGTTGCGTGAGACCCGCGTAAACCTGGAGGACTGGCTGCAACTGCACGGGTTGGACGTCGTTTCCTCACAGTCGAACTTCGTCCTCTTCGGCAGGTTCGCTGATCGTCACGCGGTATTCCAGGCGCTGCTTGATCGCGGCGTGCTCATCCGAGAGGTCGGACCAACTGGTTACTTGCGCGTATGCGCCGGAACTCCACGCCAGACCGACGCTTTCCGTACCGCTTTGCTTGACGTCCTTCCCACCGCTCCGCGTCTCGTCCTCGAGGAGGATCAATGA